The Pseudoalteromonas aliena SW19 genome includes a region encoding these proteins:
- a CDS encoding GGDEF domain-containing protein produces the protein MSEKSNATDKKLKQAIDARMAVEDARKYQVDTLTNFSAKLSLSCKGLDTELDNRLAKFRNALTKGVSFEHLSPLIDETIVLLKNQESVQLAQQRDLYTSVLNAGKQLQKTKGLPDDTRRTLRHLLDHDINNVHSTHDFIPLLDKLVSFYHQALNTKLTGTSSEQCDATPELAKKLLELANDLMLEDEAAEEVKYIKNNITENDKLDALLKAAINIISVVVKNITKERQSAQSFLASLNQTLEDLHHSIVSTSKHSKSMGVEFDSLNKSIESKIKNLNIQTQNATSISSLKELVDNELKSLSQDFIAKEKLEREDRETLISSFDQINSRIGSLESKLTKYKKRLNEQRFKSLLDSLTKLPNRAAFDERYNHEVHLFNVQTSDVTLAVIDVDHFKSINDRFGHTAGDITLQVIAKALLKSIRKSDFIARYGGEEFVLLMPNTTIDSAAAPLEKLRKVIKSIPFKFRDKQIEITISLGATQFKKGDTPIIAFDRADDALYEAKNTGRDRLCISK, from the coding sequence GTGTCTGAAAAATCTAACGCTACAGATAAAAAACTCAAACAGGCGATCGATGCGCGTATGGCTGTTGAGGATGCTCGTAAATATCAAGTCGATACCCTGACTAATTTTTCAGCCAAATTATCATTAAGCTGTAAAGGACTTGATACCGAGCTGGACAACCGGTTAGCTAAATTTAGAAATGCGCTAACTAAAGGCGTTAGCTTTGAGCACTTATCGCCATTGATAGATGAAACAATTGTTTTATTAAAAAACCAAGAGTCGGTACAACTAGCTCAACAGCGAGATTTATACACCAGTGTATTAAATGCTGGAAAACAACTGCAAAAAACCAAAGGCCTACCTGATGACACGCGTAGAACATTACGTCATCTATTAGATCACGATATTAATAATGTTCATTCAACTCATGATTTTATTCCTTTACTCGATAAGCTGGTTTCTTTTTACCATCAAGCACTAAATACAAAGCTGACAGGCACCTCCAGCGAACAATGTGATGCGACACCTGAACTTGCAAAAAAATTATTAGAACTTGCTAACGATTTAATGCTTGAGGATGAAGCGGCTGAAGAAGTTAAATACATAAAAAACAATATTACTGAAAACGATAAATTGGACGCTCTGTTAAAAGCAGCCATAAATATAATTTCAGTCGTCGTAAAAAACATCACCAAAGAGCGCCAGTCTGCACAGAGTTTTTTGGCTTCACTAAACCAAACACTTGAAGACTTGCACCACTCGATTGTTTCTACGAGCAAACACTCAAAATCGATGGGCGTTGAGTTTGATTCGTTGAATAAAAGCATAGAAAGCAAAATAAAAAATCTGAATATACAAACGCAAAATGCAACCTCAATTTCATCTTTAAAAGAGCTCGTTGATAACGAGCTTAAATCGCTAAGCCAAGATTTTATCGCAAAAGAAAAGTTAGAACGTGAAGATAGAGAAACGCTGATTTCAAGCTTTGATCAAATCAATAGCAGAATTGGTAGCCTTGAAAGCAAACTGACTAAATACAAAAAACGTTTAAATGAACAGCGCTTTAAAAGCCTTCTTGATAGCTTAACAAAGTTACCTAATCGTGCTGCATTTGACGAACGTTATAATCACGAAGTACATTTATTTAATGTGCAAACATCCGATGTTACCCTTGCCGTTATTGACGTAGACCATTTTAAATCAATCAATGATAGGTTTGGCCACACCGCAGGTGATATCACGTTACAAGTTATTGCTAAAGCATTATTAAAATCAATAAGAAAATCAGACTTTATTGCACGTTATGGTGGTGAAGAGTTTGTACTACTAATGCCAAATACCACGATAGATAGTGCAGCAGCACCGCTAGAAAAACTTAGAAAAGTGATAAAAAGCATTCCTTTTAAATTTAGGGATAAGCAAATAGAAATTACGATTTCATTAGGTGCAACACAATTTAAAAAAGGCGATACACCTATTATCGCTTTTGATAGAGCGGACGATGCGCTCTACGAAGCTAAAAATACAGGTCGGGATCGCCTTTGTATCAGTAAATAA